In one window of Pseudomonas chlororaphis subsp. chlororaphis DNA:
- a CDS encoding siderophore-interacting protein: MSSATSLANFLSNSSLANGLRKLVGAGNQQPRAYRLINVQLKQRISLSPCMARFVFTGEDVAHTRTLAPDQRIKLLFPAADGLPPELPRIGDWHAARRKLPAAQQPPMRTYTIRALRAEPAELDVDFVLHGVTGPASRWATQAKVGDRLQMAVPDKAFSGDPGGYEWQPPAGIRKVLLIGDETALPAIAGILEDLMEYPTPPDVQAFIEVPHESDCLALRHNHQTRLSWLPRDVLGASHGEALMHAARELAELPAPGKHPRPLKPQENADDLRPWDSAKPADNGFYAWIAGESGTVMKIRRHLINERGLERRNLALMGYWRLGTSLG, translated from the coding sequence ATGTCCTCTGCAACCTCACTGGCCAACTTCCTGTCAAACAGCTCGCTGGCAAACGGCTTGCGCAAACTGGTCGGCGCAGGCAACCAGCAGCCGCGCGCCTACCGCCTGATCAATGTCCAACTCAAGCAACGGATCAGCCTCAGCCCCTGCATGGCGCGCTTCGTATTTACCGGCGAGGACGTCGCCCACACCCGCACCCTGGCGCCGGACCAGCGCATCAAGCTGCTGTTCCCCGCTGCCGACGGCCTGCCGCCCGAATTGCCGCGCATCGGTGACTGGCACGCGGCCCGGCGCAAGCTGCCGGCGGCGCAACAACCGCCGATGCGCACCTACACCATCCGCGCCCTGCGCGCCGAGCCCGCGGAGCTGGACGTGGACTTCGTGCTGCACGGGGTCACCGGCCCGGCGTCGCGCTGGGCGACTCAGGCCAAGGTCGGCGACCGCCTGCAAATGGCCGTGCCCGACAAAGCCTTCAGCGGCGACCCCGGCGGCTACGAATGGCAACCGCCGGCGGGAATCCGCAAGGTCCTGCTGATCGGCGACGAAACCGCGCTGCCGGCCATCGCCGGGATTCTCGAAGACCTGATGGAGTACCCGACGCCGCCCGATGTCCAGGCGTTCATCGAAGTGCCCCACGAAAGCGATTGCCTGGCGCTGCGCCACAACCACCAGACCCGCCTGAGCTGGCTGCCCCGCGACGTGCTGGGCGCCAGCCATGGCGAGGCGCTGATGCACGCCGCCCGGGAACTGGCCGAGCTGCCCGCGCCGGGCAAGCACCCACGCCCCCTGAAGCCCCAGGAGAACGCCGACGACCTGCGCCCCTGGGATTCGGCAAAACCTGCGGACAACGGCTTTTATGCCTGGATCGCCGGCGAGTCGGGCACGGTCATGAAGATCCGCCGGCACCTGATCAACGAGCGTGGTCTGGAACGCCGCAACCTGGCGCTGATGGGCTACTGGCGCCTGGGCACGTCGCTGGGCTGA